The following DNA comes from Diprion similis isolate iyDipSimi1 chromosome 14, iyDipSimi1.1, whole genome shotgun sequence.
GGTATCATATCGGACTGATTGCAATATGCGGTGCACTTCTGATCATCACGGTCTGCGAGACAATGGGAATAAGTTTCGTCCTGCCAGCAGCCCAGTGTGAGTTGGCCTTGACGACCGCAGAAAAGGGTTATTTGTCCGGAACTttattcttgggtgagttgcCGATGATGACTGTAATCATCTTCCAATCTGATCCGCTCTTCCCTCAGGAATGATCATCAGCGCGCACCTCTGGGGATTCTTCGCAGACATCTTCGGGAGGAAGAAGATACTCCTGATCACCACCATCGGTACCTGGGCTTTCAGCTTCATGTCGAGCTTCTCTCCAAACACCAACTTCTACATAGTCCTCAGATTCGTAACAGGCTTGTTGTAAGTAGTCGTTCAAATTCTCGCGATTATCGCTCTACGGAGTCTCGTAAAGTGCAGTCAGGATGCTTAAACCACTCAGAGCAATTCACTTCCAGCTGCGGCAACCAATCGACGGTGTACGTTTATCTCAGCGAGTTTCTGCCCGCCTCAAAACGAGGGAGTATCATAACCTGGACATGTGGCTTCATGGCAGCCGCCTACCTTCTGATGCCCGGTGAGTTTATGAACGACGGACGAAGCCAAGCAACAGtttacaaaatcaaatttacatCCCGTGATAGGTTTGGCTTGGGTTTTGATCCCGTTGGAAGTAAACTGGGACCTTGGTTTCGTAGTTTACACGTCGTGGCGCGTCTACTTGGTAGCCGTAGGCTCGTTGTCACTCGCAACGAGTTTCCTGTTACCTTTATTTCCGGAAAGCCCAAAGTTCCTCATGTGGGTTGGACGGAAACACGAGGCACTCGATGTTCTCAGACTAATCTACAACAGGAATTCGGGAAACAGCAACGTCGAGTATCCGGTATGCTGCCTAAACTGTTCACTCTAAAATTTAGATGCAACCTGTCAAGCTCCCTACGTGCTTCACAGGTCAAAGAGCTTAAGTTCGACGTCCATGACACTCCCGGCCACGTTATGACGCCAGTGTCCTCGACGCTTCAAGGATTCGTCAGGATCATGTGGCGCCAAACCATCGCGATTCTTCGCCCACCATACGGATGGACCACTCTACTCTTCTGCCTGCTTCAGTTTGGCATCTACGGCACGTATGAATTCtcatgaaaattatacaaattaagACTGTGTTCTCTGATGTTCTTCTACTCGGTGACACAACAACAGCTAAATActtgttttcttgttattgGTTCTGTTCCGTCTCAATCATATGCTTCATAGTGTAATTTTTGGTTCCAAAGCTCGATAGGCATGTACATCTGGTTACCGAATCTGGTGAACATGATGAAGTCAGGGACTGGATCCGGGGCGACGATATGCGACTTAGTCTTGGCCAACCAGGCTAATCTGACCTTGAATTCCACGCTAGAATCCGCGGAGTGCAGCAGCCTGATCAGGAGCGAGGTCTATATGAGCACGTTGGTCACTGGGGTCCTCTTTGTGGTATCCTATGGGACCCTCGGAGGGATGGTCAAGATCCTAAGGAAGAAGACAGTGCTAGGTAGACATAAGGCAGTGCGgtaaatattctttttacggcatgggcattgaaaagttcactttttgtcgcagttttcgttccgtaaagtgacgctttatacgccagcgaacaaagttgcggaataaagtctttattccgcagttttgatgcgcagttcgaagtgcgcatcccaaactggcgaataaagtagcttcgtcgaacagatcgcgacataacctcactcttcgttttgcttttcaatgcccataccgtaaaaaatattgtatgtggcatgcccgtaaaccattttttggctcggataatttcagtactcgcttccggctcgccttcagctcgtcctgaaatctttagccttgccaaaaaaaaacagacagtTTAccggcatgccacataaatagctattgttAATCGGTTGAACGGTTATAGTGAATCACGCCGCGGCCATAAATGTGTCATGACCATACGTACCTTTATAATCACGCTGATAACAAACATGCCAAGTCTACGGTCAAACTGCTTCCATTTATGCATGACGTGGTAAACGCGCTTACCCAAAGCCGTATAAACTAACATCGATCTAATCGCTTTCTTGATTAGTTTCTGCCCTGTTCTTGAGTGCGATTGCCGGTTTCGGAAGCTATTTCGCTAGGAATGAGATCATCGTGGCTCTTCTCATATCGGTAACCATCATTCTCACCGGAACCTGTGCCACGGTATCGAACGCCATCATCGTCGAGGTTTATCCCACCAATTTTAGGTGAGTCGGTGtaatattgtttaaatttaaaaacaacgtAAAGTTGATTTACAAACTTGTTTTGTTGTTTAACTTTTTCACGCCAAAATCGCATCGTTACCTAATTGCTTCAATGTTATCAGTTGCCCCCTATTTTTGTTCAATCCTGTCtaattgagtttttttttcatgctaaGCAGATAAAATATGAGATTGTagtaatgtttgaaaaaaaattctgtacttAACGAACTTAAGCTTGAGGGAAAATGGACGGATTATTATCTTCAGTTTGACTATCATTGCTCtagtttttattataaaataattcgacTCCTTTGCAAAGGGCCATTCTCTTTATAAATTGGTCTGAAATCACTGAAGCTATCGAGTAAAAACTTGGAATTAACATTTGACGTGAAAATCAAGTCAAGTTATCTCCCAAAATTGGAAACCGTCTGGAAATCATTAACGATTTCGAAGTGAATGGCTCTTCATTTCTTTGCACTGAGGTCTCGTTTATACGTGGCAAAAACTGAATGTTAGTGTATCGGTTTCAAAGGCTTGTTATGATAATTGCCTTCGCAAAGACGCGGGTAGTTTGACAAATTCTTTTCGCAAGAGCGTAATAAGAAAAGCGGCTCTATGAACGTCGTTGGAAGAATATTCAATACGAATATAGTGCCGACTGCTCTTTGATGTCGGTTAGCAGACTGAAGTgaaacgaaagagaaaaactgcGGGTTGTGGCGTCTCTCGTCGAGTAGTTTTCTTCAAGCATTTTCCTCGTGAGGAAGGATCCTTTAGAGAAGGAACGGGTTGAACGAAATTCGTCTGTTCTTTATCACGATCACTtacttttttgtcattttattttgcagaGCAATGGCAGTTGGTCTGGCATACACTTTCGGACGCTTGGGTATCACACTTGCTTTGAATACAATTGGCGTCCTTATAGAATCCTACTGTGATTTCACTCTGATTGGATTGAGTTGCGTGACCTTAAGTGAGTTTCAattattggtgaaaaaaaaattccaatgtTGCGATAAAAGAATTATTCTTGCGATTTAATTTGTTCCAGTTTGCAGTCTCCTCTGTATCCTGCTTCCGAAATAAACGGTGCAGTACTATAGACCTTTTAATCTCGTTTTTCAAATCCCGCCTTGTAATCGGTTTACTCACGCAGTTAAAAAATGATCCGTAAAATCGTTGGGTGATATCACGTTATTCACACAATATCAACGTCCACATAGACTCCCGGAGTATTTATGTGGGCGTGTGAATACAGGAATAGGGTCTTTGTAAGCCGGGGTTGTATCGCGTCATTGCAGCAACCAACAAAATCTCTGTACTCTACGAAGCTCTCGGGTTGTTCGGGTATTGTTCTATTCGAAATGCGGTAAGCCGATCAGCTCGGCTTAACATCAGGATGCAAAATCCTTTTATAACCATTGCGGTTGCACATTACTTCACGAAAATGTCATccagaaattttgagaaacgAATTTCCTCGAAATAGTTCGTCCAGTTTTGGACAGTGATCTTTACCATTTTCAAACGGAAATCAATTGTCATTCTCACTTCTATGGAAAAGACAGTATTCAAATCTACCGTGGAATTGATTTATACCTAAATCAAATTCTCGTTGAAATATCCTTTCATCCAGTCTTTCCCTCGAAATGTATTtatagaagaaataaaaaatgaaaacaaaaatttaataatagtagatatatatatataaggttgGTTTTGCGTACAAATTCCGATACCGACATTTTACCGACGCTTACCGATTTTACCTACCATCGATAAATTTAACCACTGCGGGGATAACCTCCAGCCGAAAAAAGTATTATGTCTGAGCTATAAAGTGGCTTAGAATGTCGGTAAAATGTCGGTATCGGTATCTGTACGCAGAAACGGCCTTATACACATATCTACTAATAATTGTGGagatcagattttttattttctgcgtCTAATATATCGAGCTAATCTAATTTGATCGTCCGATATTGGCCTGACGTCTAATGTCTAGTTAGACCGAGAGAGTGAGTCAAGCGAGGTGACCGCATCCATCCGGCAATCTCGATTCAATTTCGCACAATAGGGGTAAAACCGTCGGGATTCGTGATCACCCGGCTGGCTTTCCGGCGACGTTTGCAGCGCGACGTACAGTTTGGTAACCCACCCTTGTATTTGGCTTTAATTTCCATACATTCGGAGAGCACTGCAGCTTCCGGGGGGTGGCGATTCGCGCTTTCCACCCCCGCTAGGCCGGGTAATGTTATTTTACGAGGGCTTCGTGTTATTAAACTGACTGCCCAAAGGAAATTTAATCATTCCCAATAATGGCCCTCCCCGGTCCCATCTTCCGCCTCCCCAATTCCCGCTCTTCTCGCTTTATGTATCCAGCTGGACCCATCGCTGATTCTCTGCCGGTGGTCCAATCCTTACCGTTTCCCTTCTCCTCCCTCAcccttattttcatttctttctttcttttcgatCTCGTTCCGCTACCGGGTTCTTTTTACCTTTTATAAAGCGGCACTCATACCCGAACGATCCGCGCCCATAACACTTTCGATAATGTCACGAAATCTCAATTTCACTTCCTCCCATCTCATCCTCCTTCTCCATCCTTTCTTGGATTCTGTAATCAGTTTAAGATCGGCGGTAATTCTTCATCTTTTCAAAAGTgagatttaaataaaaaaattttctctaccTCGATGAATCGCTTCTTGGCTTCGTGCAGGCTCGCATAAACGCCCGCTTCGTTTTATcatgtttgtttttatttatttatttatttactttttcaaccTGCTTATTTATaacgtgtatacatgtatctaTGTACAATATCCCCTACACTCTCgacgataagaaaaactaatttCAACTCGTGTttttgttgctgctgctgccggcGAAGAATCAGAGAAGGATCACGGGAGAGTTGAGCGGAAACCGGATATCCTGTCAAGCTCTATATACCCACACAGATATCCACTGAGGCGAACGCTCGGTTCAGCAGCTTAAATCTTGACCGTTGAAAGCCTTCGTTTGGAACGTgagcaatttaaaaaaaatatacaaccaATGATATATCATGTAAGAACGATATTTTTCACAGAATCTCGAATTTCGTCTCAGCTGTACAGTTAACAACAATTTCACGATATactgtaacgaaaaaaaaaaaattattaccaaaaaatcagaaacaaaATTACTCCGATCGAATTTCAGATATATAATCAAAATTCTTCGCCATTtcgaagcaaattttttttttcactcttcaaTCATTAGGCtcactatatatgtattacagtACAGGATCGTAAAATCCAGACCTGCAGAAGATAAGTTGACTATACTTACATATAGACTGCATGACGCATGTATGttcatctaattttttttcctcgagttttttttttttttttctccgatatTACGACGCTGCTCCTTTTGCACGTccataaaatagaaataaaaacggTTAAAATAGTTGCGATACTCTTCGACGAGGCATATAACCTTGTTTCGCGTCGACGAAGATTCTAGCAGCTGATCTTATATCGCGACGTTCTTCGTCGCAGCtccttataatatatacatatatatatatatatatcgggaATCGAAACTTTTCAATCTGTACCTATAACGTAGCAGCTGCGTGTAGCCGGGCACGCGCACCTCTGGATCAGAGGGGTAGGAAAGTGTGCCGGGAATTGAATTCTCCCGTACAACTCACCCTcttttcctccctccctccctcctccgGTCGGCATTTTCACAGCGTTTCGCGTTGGGTTATTTCGCTTTATCGTCTACCGGGTTTAGAACGGCACTACCTTTTAACCTGGGGTACACCAGGGACTCACCCCTACCCCCTACCCCCCAACCCCCTCTTAGCCCCCGTTTAATTGAGTATAAGATGAGATTGAGCGCGTTCCAAGGCCGATTTAGAGTCAGTTCGTTCGGTCCCCCGATCGGGTTTTCCTAGGTTGCGACCCCGTTTCCGGTTAATCCAACCCCCGCTGAATTCCCCCGTCCCCCACTCCCACCCCTCACTCTTGCCCAATATTCTTTATTACCATGGGGGCTCCTTATGGCCATGCCGACGGCCGCTTGGCCAACTTATTCAATCAATTGCCCTGATTGGCTGAGAGGAATTGAGGTAAACAATTCGGAAATCGTGAACACGTGGCTTGATCCTTGTTGGTATTGATTCCCGCGCTTCTTAGGAAGACCGTTGAGACTTGGTCCTCAGGATATAGTTTACTTCAGCGCACCTAAGGCTGGTCGATTagttttctctccttctcctcctcctcccccccccccccccccccaactcTATCGATACCTATAATGTATACagttcgatatatatatattcacccTCTCGCTCGGAGATTGGATTTTCCTAGCGTTTTATATCACGCCGAACGCTGTCAATGGCATATGTGCCAGATGccttgtaaataattattattttacgcaCGAAGCGAGGTTTCGGCGTGTGGTTTATAATCCGGTGCATAAAAGtttgatggttttttttttttttttttttttttttttttcaatatattactactcgttttgttttaattgaaaataattaaaacagtcgaaaagttgaattttcaagCATATATTTTGGTGGttcgaatatttaaaaaaatttcaaacttgaaattttttgtaaaattttgataataattttcagaaaatgtaattgaattcggtaatattttatgataaattgCATACGTTAGTGCCGAAAGAATGATAAGGTGAgttgaatttctttcaccaTCTTTCTGAATCTCTCGAATTACTTTCATTCAATGACTTCGCTCTGATGGGCGTAAATAAGAGCACGATCGGCTATATATTGATTATGTAATTTCGGAACCTTTCAGGAAGCGAGCTTTCGCGTGAAAGGCTTTTGTCGCTGCTCTCGTGGGGCTCTTTAGGCATGTTTATTTTacaccccccctccccctccccctcccccctcgaTACAGGGGAAAAATGAATGGGCATAAAGGCAGGGCGAAAAAGAGCGGACGCGAATTACGTGCGGCTGTCGAAGAAGCGGGGAAACCCGTCAAAGAAACGATAAGaagggggggtgggggtgccTTCACGTATTGGCCCTGCCAACTGACCGTGAAATGAGCCGGGACTCTAGCTCGACCGACGTCTGGCTAGGATGTATTTTCCGCTTGACCGCTGCTGCAATATCTGACATCAGCCACGGCCCTCTAATCCGACATTCGAAAATCGGATTACTCGGAGACTCGTTGAACCGTCGAGCCGTCGACGCGATGCCGGCTTCCGGAAACCGGTAAAGGAGCGACGATTTTCTCCCTTAGGGTGACGAAAATTCACGAGCATTCTTCTTcgccacgtttttttttttgtctgcacGCGATTTTCGGTTCGTTCGTCTCTGCCAAACCTCGTTAAAGGTCAGGAAAGGGTCAATTCGAGGATCCTGCTTTTGGTTGAGGAAGACGTGAGTTTAACACTTGGAAACCGGATTATTAATCAAAGGGACTTTGATGATTGTGGgaagaaaattcttcgaaacAACTAGGGATCGTGCGAAATTCATGGAATTAATTGACATTATGGTAATCCTTGCAAGTCTTACTTTTTCCACCGTTGATTTAGACTTTACAAAGTTATTTACAGTTATTAACAAAGATTCCATATATCCAATATCGatatgacgaaaatttttcctatAATGCTAGaaagttaatgaaaattagatagatttgaaagagaaatgaaTGGAAACTGCTCGAATTAGTTAACGTTGATTAATTGTGAGTTCATCTGGGGCGTGCCTCTTTGTCTTCCAGAGTTCCACTTCTGGATTCAGAATGCAGAATTCGAATTCATGTCGGGTGTGATGCTGACTGGTGTCAGCGGACAATGTTGCCCTAATCACGTCACTGCAATGTCGTGTTTGATTAAACCGCTTCATGAATCCTGGACGAGTATTCTCCCcagactttttattttttgctaaaaattcttcgttacTCGACcaaataatagaaatattaCAAATGAGACCAAATTATGTTTCAAATCTTAATTAATCACACTCGATCACATTAACTGGTTATGAGAGATCTATTTGATTATCGAAACACGAAATTCGGGTCAGATCGactaaaagtttgaaatttaatctaaCAATTCTTGAGTTCTTTTTGCCCAtcgtttgaaatatatatatatatatatacctagatAAAAATCAGAATCATTTTAGAAGAACAGCGAATTAAGATTCAAACGGTGCGAGTCGTGGGGTGATAAAAAAGAGGGAAGAAGAGTCGTTTTCGAGGACTCACGCTTTCTAAAAAGGTAAAGTTTTATCTGTGAAACGCGGAATTGAAGTTCGGTCATCAAACTTCCGCGTAGCCTAAACTCGGGGCTTCGTCCTTTTCCTCCTCgtcgttttcttttattttcttttcctgtttttttttttttttttttctttctttc
Coding sequences within:
- the LOC124415086 gene encoding synaptic vesicle glycoprotein 2C-like, coding for MSDSYRVSEHPEGDIELKKVQDYSSGDHPRGLKSADEEADLERAIELTGLGWYHIGLIAICGALLIITVCETMGISFVLPAAQCELALTTAEKGYLSGTLFLGMIISAHLWGFFADIFGRKKILLITTIGTWAFSFMSSFSPNTNFYIVLRFVTGLFCGNQSTVYVYLSEFLPASKRGSIITWTCGFMAAAYLLMPGLAWVLIPLEVNWDLGFVVYTSWRVYLVAVGSLSLATSFLLPLFPESPKFLMWVGRKHEALDVLRLIYNRNSGNSNVEYPVKELKFDVHDTPGHVMTPVSSTLQGFVRIMWRQTIAILRPPYGWTTLLFCLLQFGIYGTSIGMYIWLPNLVNMMKSGTGSGATICDLVLANQANLTLNSTLESAECSSLIRSEVYMSTLVTGVLFVVSYGTLGGMVKILRKKTVLVSALFLSAIAGFGSYFARNEIIVALLISVTIILTGTCATVSNAIIVEVYPTNFRAMAVGLAYTFGRLGITLALNTIGVLIESYCDFTLIGLSCVTLICSLLCILLPK